The Oncorhynchus mykiss isolate Arlee chromosome 5, USDA_OmykA_1.1, whole genome shotgun sequence DNA window taccacagcattctgcagcgatacgccatcccatctggtttgcgcttagtggcactatcatgtgtaagggctatttgaccaaggagagggatggagtgctgcatcagatgacccggcctccacaatcacccaacctcaacccaactgagattgtttgggatgagttggaccgcagagtaaaggaaaagcagccaacaagtgctcagcatatgtgggaactccttcaagactgttggaaaagcattccaggtgaagctggttgagagaataccaagagtgtgcaaagctgtcatcaaggcaaagggtactactttgaagaatctaaaatgtttatttgtttaacacttttttggttactacatgattccatatgtgttaatagatacttttgatgtcctcactattattctacaatgtatatgagtaggtgtgcccacaGGTTGGctgatactgtatgtatgtatatatatatatatatatatacactgctcaaaaaaataaagggaactctaaaataacacatcctagatctgaatgaatgaacaattcttattaaatacctttttctttacatagttgaatgtgctgacaacagaatcacacaaaaattatcaatggaaatccaatttatcaacccatggaggtctggattggAGTCTTACtctaaattaaagtggaaaaccacactacaggctgatccaactttgatgtaatgtcattaaaacaagtcaaaatgaggctcagtagtgtgtgtggcctccacgtgcctgtatgacctctctacaacacctgggcatgctcctggtgaggacagtctgtggtgcaatgtggcgttggtggatggagcgagacatgatgtcccagatgtgctcaattggattcaggtctggggaacgggcggccagtccatagcatcaatgccttcctcttgcaggaactgctgacacactccagccacatgaggtctagcattgtcttgcattaggaggaacccaggacaccagcatatggtctcacaaggggtctgaggatctcatctcggtacctaatggcagtcaggctacctctggcgagcacatggagggctgtgcggccccccaaagaaatgccaccccataccatgactgacccaccgccaaaccggtcatgctggaggatgttgcaggaaGCAGAActttctccacagcgtctccagactctgtcacgtctgtcacatgtgctcagtgtgaacctgctttcatctgtgaagagcacagggcgccagtggcgaatttgccaatcttggtgttctctggcaaatgccaaacgtcctgcacggtgttgggctgtaagcacaacccccacctgtggacgtcgggccctcataccaccctcatggagtctgtttctgaccgtttgagcagacacatgcacatttgaggtcattttgcagggctctggcagtgctcctcctgctcctccttgcacaaaggcagaggtagcggtcctgctgctgggttgttgccctcctatggcctcctccacgtctcctgatgtactggcctgtctcctggtagcgcctccatgctctggacactaagCTGACAGAcatagcaaaccttcttgccacagctcgcattgatgtgccatcctggatgagctgcactacctgagccacttgtgtgggttatagactccgtctcatgctaccactagagtgaaagcaccgtcagcattcaaaagtgaccaaaacatcagccaggaggcataggaactgagaagcggtctgtggtcaccacctgcagaaccactcctttattgggggtgccttgctaattgcctataatttccacctgttgtctattccatttgcacaacagcatgtgaaatgtattgtcaatcagtgttgcttcctaagtggacagtttgatttcacagaagtgtgattgacttggagttacattgtgttgtgtaagtgttccctttatttttttgagcagtgtatatatcccCCACAGGGTGTGATTACTGTATATGATTGCTCTGCAGCTCTTTCTTACCCGGTCCTGGCGAAGTTGGTCCAGTAGGCGATAAAGTATTTGGAGACATCGCGGTACTTGGGCCAGTATGCCAGGGGTGTGGAGAAGGGCTTGCCAAACACAAACTGCAGGTCCTCAGCGTGATCAGCCTCCATCCAGCTGGGGAAAGGTAGAACTATCCCGGACATGCGGCTGGGCTCTGAGAACAGGTAGGAGTAGGTGCGTGCAGATCTGGGATAGGGCATGGAGAGGGGGAATGATTAGATATCCGATATGTGACGCTGGGATAGGAAGCAGCACATACTGGGGGAGAAGGGCTGTGCTAGAATAAGAAGGAGGTAGACTCACTGGGCATTGGAGGCGTGCAGATAGAGAGCAGCCTGGGTAGGAACCAGGAAGACGTAGTCAGTCTCGATCATAACAACAGTCTTCTTGATGGTCTCCTGACTGGGCTTATCGCCCCAGTCTGCCGTGTACTCTGCGAAAGCGCTATTGATAGAGGCCTCTCCCTTCTTAGTCAAAGAACCCAGGAGCAGTTTCACATCTGACCTTCAGTGAGGAAGCGAGAGATTAGTCTCAAGAGATCTAACAACCCCTTCTTAAGCCAACTGTGTTAGGTACCTGCCCAAACTGATAACCCTACTCTTTTTAATACATGTTTTATTCTACTCCTACTTGTTAGTTAGACTTGGTTGCTTCTATAAAATGCTTTGTGGGTACATCTGCTGTCCCATTTAAGCTACATAATGCACATGGCCAACACTGAACAGACTACACTCCTCCTCCCAGGTAACCAATCAGCCCAAAGTCACTCACAGAGGGAGGTTAGCGAGTGGCTTGTTGACGGCGGGTAAATCTAATCCAGTGAATAGGTGGGCATCCATGCTGTTGACCCCTGCAAGGTAGTCAATGTCAGCAGCGTTGTGGAACAGTTTCCCTGGGTGATCAGGCAGGAAGTCCCCATCGATCACTGGGGAGAGGGCCAGGTTGCCCACTATGGGCGCTAGAGGAGGCAGGCAGAGAAAGACATAACTTTTAACGCTATGGGTAGGACATGGTCATCACCAAATTCCTGTGTAAAATGGTGGGCTGAGGAGATATGTGAGCGTCAGGCTAATGCTCATCTATACAGGCATCAATGCATGCAAAGCACAACCTCCTTAGCATCTTTCTCAAAGTGTGCCACAGCCCCTTATTTTAACCTCAGTGAATACTCACTGGAGGGAGAACCAGCCAGGGACAGGGTACCAGCAAGGGTGAGCTCCTTAGCGTCAATGAGCTTCAGGCAGGCCATCATATGATCATCAATGGGGCAGCCCACCTTCCCAGCAAcctaaagagagaggaggatgacacCACCCTTTAACAACCAACATGCATCTCTGTCAGTTTCATACCCCCCACCCAATGTTACTGAAGTACACATACCATCTCTGCAAAGGCACGAGGGTTGTTGTTGATGGCCCAGGGGCAGAGAGCAACGCCACTCTGGGAGATGGCCCTGCGGATCAGCCCTTTGTTATGGGGAGAAAGCGTCTGTGTGGTGTAAAGTACATTCAAACTCAAATTAGTACATTGCATTTTCTGCATTTGCTAATCTGTTAATACTGTGGacggaggacccatgccaaaagcCATATCCTTACCTACAGTATCTTTACTTACAATCATTATATGCTTACATATACTGTATCTAACAATTTAAAAAGGCTCAACTTAAAATGGTCTAAAGTACAAGTGTTTTCCATCACCCTGTTTATTAGATCACAGAGGTCTCAGAAACTCAGCTGACCATCACTCTGTACAGGACATCATGGTTCAGAATAAAGTATCAGAAGTCTCCCGGTTCTCATTGTTAAACGTATCAAATGTAATAAGCTAATGTCATAGACACGAGTTACCAGAAACTACACACTGTGACAGTAAACTTATGTTTTATGACAAGAAGACACTGAATAATAATGATATTATAATGAAGAGTATATAACATTGAGACGGAAGAAACATCCTTGTACTGGCCTTTTTTGTACTTCGACATGACTACCTTTGCCCTGAAAGCTCTGTATTAAAACTGTTAGTTCTCTTTTTAGTCCCACACCTGGAAGCTGACGCTAGCAGCGCCGGCAGACTCTCCGAAGACGGTGATGTTGTTGGGGTCTCCTCCGAAGGCGCGGATGTTCCTATTCACCCAGGCAATGGCAGCATGCTGGTCCCACAAACCATAGTTACCTGACATGGAAGACCGCTCTGTGAGCCAGCAGCAGTACTCTCCCTActatactaacatactgtacatctgGCTCTCACAGAATGGCAAAAGTTTCTGACAGCCAGTTGATGATTAAAGGTTAGATGAACACCGTATTCTTAATCAGTATTATCATATAGTGGACTCAGTCACCTGAGAATCACTACATGAAGAAAAGGTCAATgtcatacatcagctgatgcgGCACAGATCATACCAaagccacccacccacccaccacccacccaccacccacctaGCCTGCCAGGCAAAGCCTTAGTTGATACCTACCAGGTCCGCTGGCATCTCCAGAGCTGAGGAAGCCCAGGGTGCCCACACGGTAACCCAGAGTCACCACAATGACTTTGCCCCTGTTTGCAATCTCCTCCCCGTCGTACAGATAGTTATCTAAGAAGTTAGCGCCCATAGAGCCTCCAACCAGGTAACCACCTCCAAAGATCCAAACCATGACTGGCAGCCCAGTGGAAACTAAGAAGGGAGGAGAtacatttcaatacatttgtagAATTACACCATagttatattattattagtattattaaaCATCAGCAGACCATACTGTATCATGTTTTGATATGTGGATAAAGACATCCTACTCTTGTGACAGGTACGGGTGAAAGACACAGGTGCATGGTACATACCACTGAGGCCCTGAGGGACCCAGATGTTCAGGAAAAGGCAGTCCTCTTGGCCACGGGTGTCAGACTGGAGCAAGTTCAGCTGCATGCACCTCGGCTTGAACTCTGTAGCCTTAAGAACACCTGGAAGGAGACACAAGGAGAATCAGTCAGTCAACTGAGATGAGTGTTAGGAAGGCTAAGGTCTGATATGGTCCAATACGGCTGTCcaatatttattttacaatctgCTTCTGTATTACTAAATTGTTTTCCTTGCCTTATGGATGGACATCGGAAGCATTATGTTTTTACCCACCATCCCATCCAGGGTGACGCTTGGGCTTCTCAAAAACGCCGGGCTTGTCAGCGTAGGGGATTCCTTTGAAGACATCCATGGTGCGGAGGAGTCCATCAGAATTGACCTTTTTCCCTTGCACCATGCCTCCCTCAGTGTACACCACTCCAAGCTACACATGCACACCCAAAAGGGCAGATACAAACTCATTACTCATTCAGTAATATATGCAAGTGTGAAACTGTTTTTATTATGCACaaatgtattcagtgttgttgttttatGCATGTAGTGGTGTCATTGTTTAGAGTTTTTTTTATTAGTGCTGTTGCAAAAAAGGTGTTCAGCTGTTGAATTCACATTGCTTATCAACCTGTTGATGATAAAGATGTCAAAAACTTGCAGTGCGAGTAAAAATACAGGTGAAGTTCTTAACCCTTTGTGTTTCACTATTGGCTACTTTATCAATTTAAACAATTTCATATTTAGCCTATTTTATTTGTGAAACTACAGTGatctccaaaagtattgggaaatgtacacatttttttatattttgtctCTGTGCTACACCACTTTGAATTTGAAATAATGCCCATGAGGTTAAAGTTCAGACTATCTTTAATAGCAGCTTTAATTTGAgtattttaggggaccaaaaggtATTACGACAAATTCACTTATTTGTGTATTAAAGTATTAGAAAGTATTTGGTCACATAATCAAACAACACAATGACtaaatcaagcttgtgactctacaaatttgtgggatgcatttgctgtttgttttggatgtgtttcagattatttttcgacccatagaaatgaatggtaaataatgtattgtcatttgagtcacttttattgtaaataagaatagataAGAAGAGATACACCGCtctgctaacctcccctgttattgtaaaatgagaggttagcatgtcttgggggtatgacaTGTGAGTCTAACTTTCTCACCCATTATTTAGGACTCATTCAGGatgatctgtaatcatggtagcatccatatCAATGTAGAAGTTTTTACAaaaatattatattcttattttcGATAAaagtgacaaaaaaatgacagtacattatttaccacaaaattatctgaaacacaatcaaaacagcaaatgcatccaacaaattcgTAGTCACAAGCtagatgtagtcattgcgtgctatgaatatgggaccaaataatgAACTTTTTATTACCTGAACACACAAGTGAATTTGCCCCAATAGCtctggtcccctaaaatggggggactctGTAATTTCTGaacagttcacccgatatggatgaaaatacccacaaattaaagctgacagacTGCACTTTAACCTAATAGTCATTGTAGCActtccaaagtgctggagtacagagtcaaaacaaaacatttgtgaCTGTTCCAATACTTTAAACTCACTGTATATTTCTACTGTATCATTATTACCTCTACAAGGGGATAAAAACCAcagatagtaaaaaaaaaaaaaaacattctagcTACATTAAAACACCTACATTATTAACAAATATATTTGGAATTGGGtttcagacaacaacaacaaaaaaaatatttaattacaCCAAATAAACTAAAATGGACTTACAGTGGCGGCCGAGGCGGACCCCAGGAACAGGGCAGAGGCAACCAAAATACCCAATGTCTTCATCATGCTGATCCAGAGACACCTGTCAGCACACCTTTTATACAGGAGACCCCTCCCATCTGTTCCAGCCAGGGTTTCACAATGTCCATAACCCTGAGTCATAGTGACCCCTCTACCCAGACAGATGGTAACAGAGAAAAATAAAGTTGGGAGGGACGTTGTCATATTAGCTTCCATGGTGGGCTCTGATACAgtagattacatttttatttttcaactgaTTCAAGATGATCATGTATACTAGTGTCTATAACCATCAAATTCAAATCTGAAcatcaaagccagttccactgctttatATCCAatcttcccctctaatcagggtctgatttagacctgggacaccagatgGGTGCAATTATCAGGTCGTAAAGAAAACCAGTAtgctctggacctcgtagggtaagatttgaatacccctgatatattatacacacacacacacatatatatatatatatatatatatatatatatatatatatatatatatatatatatatatatatatacatatatatatagatagttgaagtcggaggttgaagtcattaaaactagtttttcaacctcactcgacaaatttcttgttaacaaactaaacagtggggcaaaaaagtatttagtcagccaccaattgtgcaagttctcccacttaaaaatatgagagaggcctgtaattttcatcataggtacacttcaactatgacagacaaaatgagaaaaaaaatccagatgtAAAAATCCAGATTtttggatttttaatgaatttatggtggaaaataagtatttggtcacctacaaacaagcaagatttctggctctcacagacctgtaacttcttctttaagacgctcctctgtccaccactcgttgcctgtattaatggcacctgtttgaacttgttatcagtataaaagacacctgtccacaacctcaaacagtcacactgtactatggccaagaccaaagagctgtcaaaggacaccagaaacaaaattgtagacctgcaccaggctgggaagactgaatctgcaataggtaagcagcttggtttgaagaaatcaactgtgggagcaattattaggaaatggaagacatacaagaccactgataatctccctcgatctggggcttcacgcaagatctcaccccgtggggtcaaaatgatcacaagaacggtgagcaaaaatcccagaaccacacggggtaacctagtgaatgacccgcagagagctgggaccaaagtaacaaagcctaccatcagtaacacagtacgccgccagggactcaaatcctgcagtgccagacatgtccccctgcttaagccagtacatgtccaggcatgtctgaagtttgctagagagcatttgcatgatccagaagaagattgggagaatgtcatatggtcagatcaaaccaaaatataactttttggtaaaaactcaactcgttgtgtttggaagacaaagaatgctgagttgcatccaaagaacaccatacctactgtgaagcatgggggtggaaacatcatgctttggggctatttttctgcaaagggaccagaaaCGACTggtccgtgtaaaggaaagaatgaatggggccatgtatcgtgagattttgagtgaaaacttccttccatcagcaagggcattgaagatgaaacgtggctgggtcttacaGCATGACAATaatcaatctatctatctatctatctatctatctatctatctatctatctatctatctatctatctatctatctagacagacagacagacagacacataaacacagcaaaaaaagaaacatccctttctcaagaccctgtctttcaaagataattagtaaaaatccaaataacttcagatcttcattgtaaagtgtttaaacactgtttcccatgcttgttcaatgaaccataagcaATGCATgaatatgcacctgtggaacggtcgttaagacactaacagcttacagacgggaAGCAATTAAGGtctcagttatgaaaacttaggatactAGAAGCCTTTCTAcgaactctgaaaaacaccaaaagaaagatacccagggtccctgctcatttgcatgaatgtgccttaggcatgctgcaaggaggcatgagtactgcagatgtggtcagggcaataaattgcaatgtccgtacaggcaggtcctcaccgccaacaacgtcgcctatgggcacaaacccaccgtcgctggaccagacaggactggcaaaaagtgctcttcactgacgagtcagggttttgtctcaccaggggtgatggttggattcgcgtttatcgtcgaaggaatgagcattacaccaaggcctgtactctggagcgggatcgatttggaggtggagggtccgtcatggtctggggcggtgtggcacagcatcatcggactgagcttgttgtcattgcaggcaatctcaacgctgtgcgttacagggaagacatcctcctccctcatgtggtacccttccttcaggctcattctgacatgaccctccagtatgacaatgccaccagccatacagcTCGTTCTGTgtatgatttcctgcaagacaggaatgtcagtgttctgccatggccagcgaaaagcccggatctcaatcccattgagcatgtctgggacctgttggatcggatggtgagggctagggccattcccccttcctgcaggctcattctgacatgaccctccagcatgacaatgtccaggaacttgcaggtgccttggtggaagagtggggtaacatctcgcagcaagaactggcaaatctgatgcagtccaCGAGGAGATGCAGTGCCgtacttaatgtagctggtggccacaccagatactgattgttacctttgattttgaccccccctttatTCAGGgccacattattccatttctgttagtcacatgtctgtggagcttgttcagtttatgtctcagttgttgaatcttatgttcatacaaatatttatacatgttaagtttgctgaaaatagtTTGTAACGGTTTTAAAATTACCATCATATATCCGGCAACACAGTTCTGAAAGAcgtgcatctttgtagtgactttgTGTGTTGAAACACTACCCAAAGCCTAATTAACAGCAAATGATATTCAGTGTCAGTTTTTACCAATCAGTGccattctttgtgaggcattggaaaacttccttggtctttgtggttgaatctctaTTTGAAATTCCCTACACGACTGAGGAAccgtacagataattgtgtgtggggtacagagatgaggtagtcattcataaaaatcatgttaacccctattattgcacacacagtgagtccatgcaacttattatgtgatttgttaagcaaatgtttactcctgaacttatttaggcttgccctaaattgggttgaatacttgacacaagacatttcaacttttcattttttattaatttgtctaaaaacaaaattccactttgacattatggtgttTTAGGTGTCAATTAATGATACAATATCAATGTAATAACTTTTATATTCAGGCTGTCAGAAAACAAAAATGTGGGTgggaatactttttgaaggcaatGTATGTGACCTTGTGCATGGACTGAAATATCCATGGTGACCGAGTTAGATAAGATTTTTGGAGCTGTGTTTCGTGTAGCTTTTCCATTGGTTATGGTTATGTGCACAGCCAGATAAGCTACCCAACTGATAGTTTATTGATAACTGATACACTTCTCCTCAATTGATCTTTCCATTGTGGACAATAAAGGGAAAGATCACTGCTCAACGTAAAAGGGAAACTTCCCAatttttcaacttcatattcatctccagcaccaccccaacatcatgTGAAAACAGCCCATTTCTATGGTAAAAAAATGagaaagataagtgtttccaatgacaaccaattagtaggcaatgcctaCTCACAATTGGTCAAAAATCACATGATGCACACCgctgatgtcattggaaacacagttgaagtcagaagtttacatacaccttagccaaatacatttcaactcagtttttcaaatccctgtcttaggtcagttaggacttgttttactgtggatatagatacttttgtgcctgtttcctctagcatcttcacaaggtcctttgctgttgttctgggattgttttgcacttttcgcaccaaagtacgttcatctctaggagacagaacgcgtctccttcctgagcggtatgacggctgcgtggtcccatggtgttaatacttgcgtattattgtttgtacagatgaacgtggtacctgcaggcatttggaaattgctcccaaggatgaaccagacttgtggaggtctacaatgtttttttctgaggtcttggctgatttcttttgattttcccatgatgagtttgaaggtaggcctgaaatacatacacaggtacaactccaattgactcaaattatgtcaattagcctatcagaagcttctaaagccatgacatcattatctggaattttctaagctgtttaaaggcacagtcaatttagtgtatgtaaacttctgacccactggaattatgatacagtgaattacaagtgaaataatctgtctgtaaacaattgttggaaaaattatgaTAACTCTATAGGCTTTGGAAAATTGGTTGTATAATTCGAACTTTGGTTAATACGATA harbors:
- the LOC110523637 gene encoding bile salt-activated lipase; translated protein: MMKTLGILVASALFLGSASAATLGVVYTEGGMVQGKKVNSDGLLRTMDVFKGIPYADKPGVFEKPKRHPGWDGVLKATEFKPRCMQLNLLQSDTRGQEDCLFLNIWVPQGLSVSTGLPVMVWIFGGGYLVGGSMGANFLDNYLYDGEEIANRGKVIVVTLGYRVGTLGFLSSGDASGPGNYGLWDQHAAIAWVNRNIRAFGGDPNNITVFGESAGAASVSFQTLSPHNKGLIRRAISQSGVALCPWAINNNPRAFAEMVAGKVGCPIDDHMMACLKLIDAKELTLAGTLSLAGSPSTPIVGNLALSPVIDGDFLPDHPGKLFHNAADIDYLAGVNSMDAHLFTGLDLPAVNKPLANLPLSDVKLLLGSLTKKGEASINSAFAEYTADWGDKPSQETIKKTVVMIETDYVFLVPTQAALYLHASNAQSARTYSYLFSEPSRMSGIVLPFPSWMEADHAEDLQFVFGKPFSTPLAYWPKYRDVSKYFIAYWTNFARTGDPNKGESNVPVTWPAYTTSGQKYLEINAKMNRNSVHEKMRVRFVNWWSNTLPSI